From Lolium perenne isolate Kyuss_39 chromosome 5, Kyuss_2.0, whole genome shotgun sequence, a single genomic window includes:
- the LOC127299200 gene encoding osmotin-like protein produces MAAMAERLALAFLLAAAAVVAASAVDSKLTMHNLCPFPVYPLVTPIDGLPSIADNTIQLGANGRGLVSFPFPATFWAGRVVARTDCASPTSCETGTAPPMTVVQLVVHSADAGPGADLATYSVSLKDGFNVGAAVSPQFIGGGQCPVLGCPVNLNDGCPVNQRVVDKRGMVVACKGDYGYFKQRCPLTRVGGSDVEPVPQRCLAPRELKVIFCPAAI; encoded by the coding sequence ATGGCTGCCATGGCGGAGCGCCTCGCCCTCGCCTTCCTGCTCGCGGCGGCCGCCGTTGTGGCGGCATCGGCGGTGGACAGCAAGCTGACCATGCACAACCTCTGCCCGTTCCCCGTGTACCCGCTGGTCACCCCCATCGACGGCCTCCCCTCCATCGCCGACAACACCATCCAGCTCGGCGCCAACGGCCGCGGGCTCGTCTCCTTCCCCTTCCCGGCCACCTTCTGGGCCGGCCGCGTGGTGGCGCGCACCGACTGCGCGTCGCCGACGAGCTGCGAGACGGGGACGGCGCCGCCGATGACGGTGGTGCAGCTGGTCGTGCACTCGGCCGATGCCGGGCCCGGGGCGGACCTGGCCACCTACAGCGTGAGCCTCAAGGACGGGTTCAACGTGGGCGCGGCGGTCAGCCCGCAGTTCATCGGCGGCGGGCAGTGCCCGGTGCTCGGCTGCCCCGTGAACCTGAACGACGGCTGCCCCGTGAACCAGCGCGTCGTCGACAAACGCGGCATGGTGGTGGCGTGCAAGGGGGACTACGGATACTTCAAGCAGCGGTGCCCGCTGACGCGGGTGGGCGGCAGCGACGTGGAGCCCGTCCCCCAGAGGTGTCTCGCGCCCCGCGAGCTCAAGGTCATCTTCTGCCCGGCCGCCATCTGA